In Nilaparvata lugens isolate BPH chromosome 5, ASM1435652v1, whole genome shotgun sequence, the following proteins share a genomic window:
- the LOC120351386 gene encoding uncharacterized protein LOC120351386 isoform X1: protein MKKERQFGFKIADVINGSQHQIPDFVRTTLKKISGSSIEQMSGESCSQMLFQLYLMFRIHQKSLYQQGVQITYKDTTPSEIAGGATITENETANLGVGNGTALSHEAFPAGEEEQIKQLNNEVASLKEELQKKDSIMKSFLNNEQIAALQQTPNKWSAESTLLGLKLRFSQGVSIFYFTNC, encoded by the exons atgaaaaaagaaaggcAATTTGGCTTCAAAATTGCAGACGTGATAAATGGAAGCCAACATCAAATTCCAGACTTTGTGAG GACCACTTTGAAGAAAATCAGTGGGAGCTCCATCGAGCAGATGAGTGGAGAAAGTTGTAGCCAAATGCTATTCCAACTTTATTTAATGTTCCGAATCCACCAAAAAAGCTTATATCAACAAGGCGTGCAAATAACTTACAAG gaCACAACCCCTAGTGAGATAGCTGGAGGTGCTACAATCACAGAAAATGAAACTGCTAATCTTGGTGTAGGGAATGGCACAGCATTATCTCATGAG GCATTTCCTGCTGGGGAGGAGGAGCAAATAAAGCAGCTCAATAATGAAGTTGCTTCACTGAAGGAGGAACTTCAGAAGAAGGATTCAATCATGAAATCGTTTTTGAATAACGAGCAAATTGCTGCATTGCAACAAACACCCAATAAGTGGAGTGCTGAGTCTACCCTTCTAGGCTTAAAGCTTCGATTCAGCCAGGGTGTCAGCATTTTCTATTTTACTAATTGCTGA
- the LOC120351386 gene encoding uncharacterized protein LOC120351386 isoform X2 — MVGCSAPNCANKTEKGFRLSRFPTNEKRKAIWLQNCRRDKWKPTSNSRLCEDTTPSEIAGGATITENETANLGVGNGTALSHEAFPAGEEEQIKQLNNEVASLKEELQKKDSIMKSFLNNEQIAALQQTPNKWSAESTLLGLKLRFSQGVSIFYFTNC; from the exons ATGGTGGGGTGCTCGGCACCAAATTGTGCCAATAAAACTGAGAAAGGGTTTCGCTTGTCTAGATttcctacaaatgaaaaaagaaaggcAATTTGGCTTCAAAATTGCAGACGTGATAAATGGAAGCCAACATCAAATTCCAGACTTTGTGAG gaCACAACCCCTAGTGAGATAGCTGGAGGTGCTACAATCACAGAAAATGAAACTGCTAATCTTGGTGTAGGGAATGGCACAGCATTATCTCATGAG GCATTTCCTGCTGGGGAGGAGGAGCAAATAAAGCAGCTCAATAATGAAGTTGCTTCACTGAAGGAGGAACTTCAGAAGAAGGATTCAATCATGAAATCGTTTTTGAATAACGAGCAAATTGCTGCATTGCAACAAACACCCAATAAGTGGAGTGCTGAGTCTACCCTTCTAGGCTTAAAGCTTCGATTCAGCCAGGGTGTCAGCATTTTCTATTTTACTAATTGCTGA